One genomic region from Nitrososphaerota archaeon encodes:
- a CDS encoding thiopeptide-type bacteriocin biosynthesis protein — MEQWIEVNLMAGPKDQDRLLLETLRPYVWRLKRTGNLISWHYFREPEVRFRLRLKNKRSKLKETRVVASMADSLRRRGLVTEWHFGSHGEKGRVYSGEEDRYGKEGWKAAQEYFNHGSETALKLLDLKRNSRLENPLWGKGLGNPWEGGEKNPWRMKEEDPLAFHWSRYVHLFSNQLGFDMEREAEFCSKQSQRYRQVMKEFGMSW, encoded by the coding sequence TTGGAGCAATGGATAGAAGTCAACCTGATGGCAGGGCCGAAGGATCAGGACAGGCTGCTGCTTGAGACCCTTCGCCCCTACGTGTGGAGGCTCAAGAGGACTGGGAATCTGATCAGCTGGCATTATTTTCGCGAGCCGGAGGTGCGTTTCCGGCTAAGGCTGAAGAACAAGAGGTCGAAGTTGAAGGAGACCAGGGTTGTCGCATCCATGGCTGACTCCCTGCGACGGAGAGGGCTCGTCACTGAGTGGCACTTCGGGAGCCACGGAGAGAAGGGGAGGGTCTACTCCGGGGAGGAGGACCGCTATGGGAAGGAGGGGTGGAAGGCCGCCCAGGAGTACTTCAACCATGGCTCGGAGACGGCGCTCAAGCTGCTTGACCTCAAGAGGAATTCGAGACTAGAGAATCCTCTTTGGGGAAAGGGACTCGGGAACCCCTGGGAGGGAGGAGAGAAGAACCCCTGGAGAATGAAGGAGGAAGACCCTCTTGCCTTCCACTGGAGCAGATACGTGCACCTGTTCTCCAATCAACTGGGTTTCGACATGGAAAGAGAGGCGGAGTTCTGCTCGAAGCAGTCTCAGAGATACCGTCAGGTCATGAAGGAGTTCGGGATGAGTTGGTAG